A window from Dama dama isolate Ldn47 chromosome 11, ASM3311817v1, whole genome shotgun sequence encodes these proteins:
- the STON1 gene encoding stonin-1 isoform X1: protein MCSTNPGNWITFDDDPTFQSSQKSKNFPLENQGICRPNGLKLNLSGPKEFPSGSSSTSSTPLSSPIIDFYFSPGPPSNSPLSTPTKDFPGFPGIPKAGTHVLYPIPESSSNSPLITATGSSSLATKPTCFSQASLPSDHSCIHPASKVGLADEMSPHQAEGFQSDTPQFQYFREDCAFSSPFWKDEGGASQLTFDTPGSRKIFPSRDKEVPMDQKGLNQCSFNYICEKLEYLQSAENQDSFGNLSMQCLYAEDAASSFVPHMLFRSQPKAGWSFMMRIPEKKNMMSSRQWGPIFLKVLPGGILQMYYEKGLEKPFKELQLDPYCRLSEPKVENFSVAGKIHTVKIEHVSYTEKRKYHSKTEVVHEPDIEQMLKLGSTEYHDFLDFLITVEEELIKLPAVSKPKKNYEEQEISLEIVDNFWGKITKEEGKLVESTVITQISCLCFVNGNTECFLTLNDHELQKRNERYFEKDPEKKGIDILDCHFHKCVKAQEFEQSRIIKFVPLDACRFELMRFKTSHSGEDLPFSLKSVVVVQGAYVELQAFVNMAHPMSVQRPSSHASSLRSCDNIMIHFPVPSQWIKALWTMNLQRQKSLKAKMNRRACLGSLHELESEPVIQVTVGSAKYESAYRAVVWKIDRLPDKNSSPDHPHCLSYKLELGSDQEIPSDWYPFATVQFGILDTTASRTEVRSLGVESDVQPQKHINHRACYNIQVEIEKKWIKIDGEDPDKAGDCVTQ from the exons ATGTGTTCCACGAACCCAGGCAACTGGATCACATTTGATGATGACCCCACTTTTCAGTCTTCTCAAAAGTCAAAGAATTTCCCTCTGGAGAATCAAGGCATTTGTCGGCCAAACGGACTTAAACTGAACCTTTCTGGCCCTAAGGAGTTTCCCAGTGGATCTTCCTCTACCAGCAGcacccctctctcctctcccatcATAGACTTTTACTTCAGTCCAGGACCTCCAAGTAACTCTCCTCTTTCTACACCTACCAAAGACTTCCCAGGTTTTCCTGGCATCCCCAAAGCAGGGACTCATGTGCTTTATCCTATTCCAGAATCATCTTCAAACAGTCCACTTATAACAGCAACAGGTTCTTCCTCATTGGCTACTAAGCCAACCTGTTTCTCCCAAGCTTCCTTACCCAGTGACCACTCATGTATACATCCAGCCTCCAAAGTGGGTCTTGCAGATGAAATGAGCCCTCACCAGGCTGAAGGGTTCCAAAGTGATACTCCCCAGTTTCAGTATTTTCGGGAGGACTGTGCCTTTTCAAGTCCATTTTGGAAAGATGAAGGCGGTGCTTCCCAGCTCACCTTTGACACTCCAGGAAGCAGAAAGATCTTCCCATCAAGAGACAAAGAGGTGCCTATGGATCAAAAAGGCTTAAATCAGTGTTCATTCAACTACATCTGTGAGAAGCTTGAATATCTCCAATCAGCTGAGAACCAAGACTCATTTGGAAATTTGTCTATGCAGTGTCTGTATGCTGAAGACGCTGCCTCTTCCTTTGTCCCCCACATGCTCTTCAGGAGTCAGCCGAAAGCCGGATGGTCTTTCATGATGAGAATTCCAGAGAAGAAGAACATGATGTCTTCCCGTCAGTGGGGGCCAATTTTTCTAAAAGTCTTACCTGGAGGAATTTTGCAAATGTATTATGAGAAGGGGTTAGAAAAACCATTTAAAGAGTTACAGCTCGATCCATACTGCAGGCTTTCGGAACCAAAAGTTGAGAACTTTAGTGTGGCTGGAAAAATCCATACTGTGAAGATTGAACATGTGTCTTacacagaaaaaaggaaataccATTCTAAGACAGAAGTAGTTCacgaaccagacatagaacaaatgCTGAAGTTGGGGTCCACAGAGTACCATGACTTCCTCGACTTTCTGATCACTGTGGAGGAAGAGCTGATAAAGCTGCCGGCTGTTTCAAAACCAAAGAAGAactatgaggaacaagaaatttCCCTGGAAATTGTGGACAACTTTTGGGGTAAAATCactaaagaagaaggaaaattggTTGAAAGCACTGTGATAACTCAAATCTCTTGCCTCTGCTTTGTGAATGGCAACACTGAATGCTTTTTAACCTTGAATGACCATGAGCTACAGAAGCGAAATGAACGCTATTTTGAGAAAGATCCAGAAAAGAAGGGGATTGATATTCTTGACTGTCATTTTCATAAGTGTGTGAAAGCACAAGAATTTGAGCAATCAAGAATCATTAAGTTTGTACCTCTGGATGCCTGCAGGTTTGAGCTGATGCGTTTCAAAACTTCACACAGCGGGGAAGATCTTCCCTTTTCCCTGAAGTCGGTAGTGGTTGTCCAGGGGGCATATGTGGAGCTTCAGGCCTTCGTCAACATGGCCCATCCCATGTCAGTCCAGAGACCATCATCCCATGCCAGTTCCTTGAGGTCCTGTGACAACATAATGATACACTTTCCTGTCCCGTCTCAGTGGATCAAGGCCCTCTGGACCATGAACCTCCAGAGGCAGAAGTCCCTGAAAGCCAAAATGAACCGCCGGGCGTGTCTGGGGAGTTTACACGAACTTGAATCTGAACCTGTCATACAGGTCACGGTggggtctgcaaaatatgagagTGCCTACCGGGCTGTGGTATGGAAGATAGACCGGCTTCCTGATAAAAATTCAA GTCCTGATCATCCCCATTGTTTGTCTTACAAACTAGAACTTGGATCAGACCAAGAAATTCCCTCTGATTGGTATCCATTTGCTACTGTTCAGTTTGGGATTCTTGATACCACTGCTTCAAGGACAGAGGTCAGGTCTCTGGGGGTGGAGAGTGATGTCCAGCCACAGAAACACATTAATCATCGGGCTTGCTACAACATCCAG GTTGAAATAGAAAAGAAGTGGATTAAAATCGATGGAGAAGACCCGGATAAAGCTGGTGACTGTGTAACTCAGTAG